In Halodesulfovibrio sp., the following are encoded in one genomic region:
- a CDS encoding FlgO family outer membrane protein, producing MRKVLLLFVVVACILPAAAFAEKTSVLPPAPEQIVSLPELRFEPSSLSAENFLAADVIAAQMSGKVSHNSPVLIASMVQLNDLRHSSVLGRLVMQQISSRISQFGYQVVESRLKKEYTVVPKEGEFILTRDVSEMMQKEYDAQVVLVGSYVPTPYRVYVSIRLLRISDGVVMAAHEYTLKNRREFAVLLREEKGEQRDLWAMFNKRPSAFAQLEKSGKTHSRGRLTGAAAIDPQADDDVDMTNFPVLSAPANAFDLER from the coding sequence ATGCGTAAAGTTCTACTTCTTTTCGTTGTGGTGGCATGTATTCTTCCGGCAGCGGCTTTTGCTGAAAAAACTAGCGTGTTACCTCCAGCTCCGGAACAAATTGTAAGTTTGCCTGAGTTACGTTTTGAGCCGTCTTCACTTTCGGCTGAAAACTTTTTGGCAGCAGATGTAATTGCTGCGCAAATGAGTGGCAAGGTAAGTCACAATAGTCCGGTATTGATAGCAAGTATGGTTCAACTGAACGATTTGCGCCATTCATCCGTACTTGGTAGATTGGTTATGCAGCAGATTTCATCACGTATAAGCCAGTTTGGATATCAGGTTGTAGAATCTCGTCTGAAAAAGGAATACACCGTTGTTCCGAAAGAAGGTGAATTTATTTTAACCCGTGATGTTTCTGAAATGATGCAAAAAGAATACGACGCTCAGGTTGTTCTTGTAGGCAGCTATGTACCTACTCCGTACAGAGTGTATGTTTCTATCCGCTTGCTGCGTATTTCAGACGGTGTAGTTATGGCTGCGCATGAATACACTCTAAAAAATAGACGTGAGTTTGCGGTGTTGCTTCGTGAAGAAAAAGGCGAGCAGCGTGATCTGTGGGCGATGTTCAATAAACGTCCATCAGCGTTTGCACAGTTGGAAAAAAGCGGTAAAACACATAGCCGTGGACGCTTAACCGGTGCTGCTGCAATTGATCCACAGGCAGATGATGACGTTGACATGACGAATTTTCCGGTATTGAGTGCTCCTGCGAATGCATTTGATTTGGAAAGGTAG
- a CDS encoding DEAD/DEAH box helicase has translation MSFAHFSMHPLLLDAISNLGFTEPTPIQDKAVPPALAGRDLLGLARTGTGKTLAFVLPMLHRLLTSSGNGVRALIVAPTRELAMQISSDIQQLIRKTDITCVTVFGGVGLHTQRQQLKGDVDIVVACPGRLLDHVRRESIDLSTVDMLVLDEADMMLDMGFIEDIQQILQLTGQRNQTLLFSATMPDELELMANNAMSDPLHIQVDSIAPVETVSHAIYPVPQHLKTPLLKTILRSMAFQSLIVFVRTRYGAKRLWRQLGNAGFTVTCLQGKLSQRRRQEAMCGFRRGKYSILVATDIAARGLDISCVSHVINYDFPPTVDTYIHRIGRTGRASATGSAFTFVSSDDAPMMKTLERALGDDITCCYVEDFDYSAKQRSIAAKPAKLKKQPRPQRIRKKGSVLGAEQTTPKNRPARQTMPGSPQVKAQVVSKPTEKSTGKLEVLNLRPASRTVLKQPHSPRKLQKLRIEEKKIQDADESQP, from the coding sequence GTGAGTTTTGCGCATTTTTCCATGCATCCTTTGCTATTGGATGCCATTTCGAATTTAGGCTTTACCGAGCCAACCCCTATTCAGGATAAAGCAGTTCCACCTGCATTAGCAGGGCGCGACCTGCTTGGGCTTGCGCGAACAGGCACAGGTAAGACATTAGCCTTTGTACTTCCCATGCTTCATAGATTACTGACAAGTTCCGGTAACGGGGTGCGTGCTCTTATTGTTGCGCCTACACGCGAACTGGCAATGCAAATTTCTTCAGATATTCAACAGTTGATCCGTAAAACAGACATAACGTGCGTAACTGTTTTTGGCGGTGTCGGCTTACATACACAGCGTCAGCAATTGAAAGGTGATGTTGATATTGTCGTTGCCTGCCCGGGACGACTGCTCGATCATGTGCGTCGTGAATCCATTGATTTATCGACAGTAGATATGCTGGTTCTTGATGAAGCTGACATGATGCTCGATATGGGGTTCATTGAAGATATTCAGCAAATACTGCAACTGACTGGACAGCGAAATCAAACGTTGTTGTTTTCTGCTACAATGCCGGATGAGCTGGAGTTGATGGCAAACAATGCTATGTCTGACCCTCTTCATATTCAAGTTGACTCCATTGCGCCTGTTGAAACTGTTTCACACGCAATTTATCCCGTACCCCAGCATTTGAAAACACCTCTTTTGAAAACTATTCTACGTTCGATGGCTTTTCAGTCTTTGATCGTCTTTGTGCGGACGAGGTACGGTGCGAAACGCTTATGGCGGCAACTGGGCAACGCAGGGTTTACTGTCACCTGTTTGCAAGGAAAGTTGAGTCAGCGAAGACGGCAGGAAGCCATGTGCGGATTTCGTCGTGGTAAGTATTCTATTCTTGTTGCTACAGATATTGCCGCCCGCGGGTTGGATATTTCTTGCGTTTCTCATGTTATTAATTACGATTTCCCGCCAACGGTGGATACATATATTCATCGCATTGGCAGAACGGGTAGAGCCAGTGCTACAGGAAGTGCTTTTACTTTTGTGTCGTCGGATGATGCACCGATGATGAAAACATTGGAGCGAGCGCTCGGAGATGATATTACTTGTTGCTACGTGGAAGATTTTGATTACAGTGCAAAGCAGCGCAGCATTGCTGCAAAACCGGCAAAGTTGAAGAAACAGCCGCGTCCGCAACGTATTCGCAAAAAGGGTTCTGTACTTGGTGCAGAACAAACTACACCGAAGAATCGTCCTGCGCGTCAGACTATGCCGGGTAGCCCACAAGTAAAGGCACAGGTTGTATCTAAACCTACTGAAAAGAGTACTGGTAAGCTGGAAGTACTTAATTTACGACCAGCATCACGTACCGTGCTTAAACAGCCGCATTCTCCGCGTAAGTTGCAAAAGCTGAGAATAGAAGAAAAGAAAATCCAAGATGCTGACGAAAGTCAGCCATAG
- the yidC gene encoding membrane protein insertase YidC: MDKNRVIITVVLCLVITVGWNYLAEYMGWLPKPVQQTAVEETATTGSNSPEQVQPAQNTPAPELPVFKSENGRTVTVDTPLYTAVFHSNGGVLQSFVLKNYKAENTPESPNVDLIGKPASAFAPLGLLLDGKRTWENAAWSVKGSDLTLEDGKNGMLVFVGEVDGLRVEREFSFTADNYTITEKTNIINAGDSPRNVRLDYTLDTDSMTDEGNPYNKTRIAWFTDSEGLDTEDDVEDLGNGISSTLPMMWAGVESNYFIAAIAPKSADLAMKAKYLSGVYRVALEKDNIGIAPGNMSSVSTTYFLGPKISKYLAAAPNVLSAAEDYGFFTVLAVPMLKMINFFEQYVGNYGVAIILLTILIKIAFWPLSRKSYKSMEAMKKLQPMMQKIREKYADDREKQNQEVMALYKTYKVNPVGGCLPMVIQIPVFFGLYQALLNAIQLRHASFIDYLPFTDMPWLSDLSAPDPYYITPIVMGATMLLQQLLSPSTGDPTQRRMMLIMPVVFTFMFLNFPAGLVVYWLVNNVLSIFQQWLMLRKA; encoded by the coding sequence ATGGATAAAAACCGAGTCATAATTACCGTTGTACTCTGCCTGGTTATCACCGTTGGGTGGAACTATCTTGCAGAGTATATGGGGTGGTTACCGAAGCCTGTACAGCAGACTGCGGTAGAAGAAACCGCTACAACAGGTTCAAATTCCCCAGAACAGGTTCAGCCTGCACAAAACACACCAGCACCGGAACTTCCTGTTTTCAAATCTGAAAACGGTCGCACTGTTACTGTTGATACTCCTCTTTATACTGCTGTATTTCATTCTAACGGCGGTGTGCTGCAAAGCTTTGTTCTTAAAAATTACAAAGCAGAGAACACACCTGAATCTCCAAATGTTGATCTTATCGGCAAGCCAGCTTCTGCTTTTGCCCCACTTGGTCTGCTGCTCGATGGCAAGCGCACTTGGGAAAACGCAGCATGGAGCGTAAAAGGCTCTGATCTTACCCTCGAAGACGGTAAGAACGGTATGCTTGTGTTTGTCGGTGAAGTAGATGGTCTGCGTGTTGAGCGAGAATTCTCATTTACAGCGGACAATTACACTATTACTGAAAAAACAAATATCATTAACGCTGGTGACAGCCCGCGTAATGTTCGATTGGATTATACTCTTGATACCGACAGTATGACCGATGAAGGTAACCCATATAACAAAACTCGCATTGCATGGTTTACTGATTCCGAAGGTCTTGATACTGAAGACGATGTCGAAGATCTCGGCAACGGTATCAGCAGCACTCTGCCTATGATGTGGGCAGGTGTGGAAAGCAACTACTTTATTGCAGCCATTGCACCGAAAAGTGCTGACTTAGCCATGAAAGCTAAGTATCTGAGCGGCGTGTACAGAGTTGCGCTTGAAAAAGATAACATTGGTATTGCACCTGGCAATATGTCCTCTGTGTCTACCACGTACTTCCTCGGCCCTAAGATTTCCAAATACCTTGCCGCTGCTCCTAACGTTTTGAGCGCAGCAGAAGATTACGGGTTCTTTACTGTGCTTGCAGTGCCGATGCTTAAAATGATTAACTTCTTTGAGCAGTATGTAGGTAACTACGGTGTAGCAATTATCCTGCTTACCATTCTTATCAAGATTGCATTCTGGCCATTGTCTCGTAAGAGCTACAAATCTATGGAAGCTATGAAAAAGCTTCAGCCTATGATGCAGAAGATTCGCGAAAAATATGCAGATGATCGCGAAAAACAGAATCAGGAAGTTATGGCATTGTACAAAACCTACAAGGTAAACCCTGTAGGCGGTTGTCTGCCAATGGTTATCCAGATTCCGGTATTCTTCGGGCTGTATCAGGCACTGCTTAACGCAATTCAGTTGCGTCATGCTTCATTTATTGATTACCTGCCGTTCACAGATATGCCTTGGCTTTCTGACTTATCTGCACCGGACCCATATTACATCACTCCTATTGTGATGGGTGCAACCATGCTGCTCCAGCAGCTGCTCAGCCCAAGCACCGGCGACCCGACTCAGCGCAGAATGATGCTTATTATGCCTGTAGTCTTTACGTTTATGTTCTTGAACTTCCCTGCCGGACTTGTGGTGTATTGGCTTGTAAACAACGTGCTCTCCATCTTCCAGCAGTGGCTCATGCTCCGTAAGGCGTAA
- the groL gene encoding chaperonin GroEL (60 kDa chaperone family; promotes refolding of misfolded polypeptides especially under stressful conditions; forms two stacked rings of heptamers to form a barrel-shaped 14mer; ends can be capped by GroES; misfolded proteins enter the barrel where they are refolded when GroES binds), with amino-acid sequence MAKEILFDVKARECLSRGVDKLANAVKVTLGPKGRNVVIEKSFGAPVITKDGVSVAKEIELEDKFENMGAQMVKEVASKTSDIAGDGTTTATILAQAIYREGVKLVAAGRNPMAIKRGVDKAVEALVGELNALAKPTRDQKEIAQVGTISANSDATIGNIIAEAMSKVGKEGVITVEEAKGLETTLDVVEGMQFDRGYLSPYFVTNADKMIAEMDEPLILICEKKISNMKDMLPVLEQVAKMSKPLVIIAEDVDGEALAALVVNKLRGTLNVAAVKAPGFGERRKAMLEDIAILTGGQVVSEEMGVKLEAITVAELGSAKRVVVDKENTTIVHGAGKAEDIKARGKMIRAQIEESSSDYDREKLQERLAKIVGGVAVINVGAATETEMKEKKDRVEDALNATRAAVEEGIVPGGGTALVRVSAVLDDVKPADDDEAAGVRIIRRAIEEPLRQISANAGFEGSVIVEKVKDGKDGMGFNAAIGEYEDLIKSGVIDPKKVTRIALQNAASVASLLLTTECAIADKPEPAGAAAAPAMPGGMGGMGGMGGMY; translated from the coding sequence ATGGCTAAAGAAATTCTTTTTGACGTTAAAGCTCGCGAATGCCTTTCCCGCGGTGTAGATAAACTTGCTAACGCTGTTAAAGTGACCCTCGGCCCTAAAGGTCGTAACGTTGTTATCGAAAAATCTTTCGGTGCTCCTGTTATCACTAAAGACGGTGTTTCTGTAGCTAAAGAAATCGAACTTGAAGACAAGTTTGAAAACATGGGCGCACAGATGGTTAAAGAAGTTGCTTCTAAAACTTCTGACATCGCTGGTGACGGTACTACTACTGCTACTATCCTCGCTCAGGCTATTTACCGCGAAGGCGTAAAACTCGTTGCTGCTGGTCGTAACCCAATGGCTATTAAACGTGGCGTTGACAAAGCTGTTGAAGCTCTCGTTGGCGAACTTAACGCTCTTGCAAAACCAACCCGCGATCAGAAAGAAATTGCACAGGTTGGTACCATCTCTGCTAACTCTGATGCTACTATTGGTAACATCATTGCTGAAGCTATGAGCAAAGTTGGTAAAGAAGGCGTTATCACTGTTGAAGAAGCAAAAGGTCTTGAAACTACTCTCGACGTAGTTGAAGGTATGCAGTTCGACCGTGGTTACCTTTCTCCTTACTTTGTAACCAACGCTGATAAAATGATTGCAGAAATGGACGAGCCTCTCATCCTTATCTGCGAAAAGAAAATTTCTAACATGAAAGACATGCTCCCTGTTCTCGAACAGGTTGCTAAAATGTCCAAGCCGCTCGTTATCATCGCTGAAGATGTAGACGGCGAAGCTCTCGCAGCTCTCGTTGTTAACAAACTCCGCGGTACTCTTAACGTTGCTGCTGTTAAAGCTCCTGGCTTTGGCGAACGTCGTAAAGCAATGCTTGAAGACATCGCTATCCTTACTGGTGGTCAGGTTGTTTCTGAAGAAATGGGTGTTAAACTCGAAGCTATCACCGTTGCAGAACTCGGTTCCGCTAAACGTGTTGTAGTTGACAAAGAAAACACCACTATCGTTCACGGTGCTGGTAAAGCTGAAGACATCAAAGCACGCGGTAAAATGATCCGTGCTCAGATCGAAGAGTCTTCTTCTGACTACGATCGTGAAAAACTTCAGGAACGTCTCGCTAAAATCGTTGGCGGCGTAGCTGTTATCAACGTTGGCGCAGCAACTGAAACTGAAATGAAAGAGAAAAAAGACCGTGTAGAAGATGCTCTCAACGCAACTCGTGCTGCTGTTGAAGAAGGTATCGTTCCTGGCGGTGGTACTGCTCTCGTTCGTGTTTCCGCTGTTCTCGACGACGTAAAACCTGCTGACGACGACGAAGCTGCTGGCGTACGCATCATCCGTCGCGCTATCGAAGAACCTCTTCGTCAGATCTCTGCTAACGCAGGCTTCGAAGGTTCCGTAATCGTAGAAAAAGTTAAAGACGGTAAAGACGGCATGGGCTTCAACGCTGCTATCGGCGAATACGAAGACCTCATCAAGTCCGGCGTTATCGATCCTAAAAAAGTAACCCGCATCGCTCTTCAGAATGCAGCTTCTGTTGCATCTCTTCTCCTCACCACTGAATGCGCAATTGCAGATAAGCCTGAGCCTGCTGGCGCAGCTGCTGCACCTGCAATGCCAGGTGGCATGGGCGGTATGGGGGGCATGGGTGGCATGTACTAA
- the yidD gene encoding membrane protein insertion efficiency factor YidD, giving the protein MKKIFRTLLVAPIRFYQLCISPLFPPACRFEPTCSEYAAQAVMRHGLLKGSALAGWRILRCNPWSAGGHDPVPPSKDNNPYA; this is encoded by the coding sequence ATGAAGAAAATCTTCCGCACGCTGCTGGTAGCGCCTATACGATTTTACCAGCTCTGTATTTCGCCTCTTTTTCCGCCTGCCTGCCGCTTTGAACCTACATGTTCAGAATACGCAGCGCAGGCCGTGATGCGCCACGGCTTATTGAAGGGATCTGCTCTAGCCGGATGGCGCATTCTGCGTTGTAACCCCTGGTCAGCAGGGGGGCACGATCCCGTCCCGCCTTCCAAAGATAATAATCCCTATGCATAG
- a CDS encoding YajQ family cyclic di-GMP-binding protein produces the protein MPSFDVVNKVDLQELDNAVNNVKKEVETRYDFRGTTTEISLDKGNKRLSILAADELKMKAVAEMLKTHCLRRKVDPQILEFKDPEPTSKGALKREVVFKEGIEKDLAKKMVKEIKASKLKVQAQIQDDQLRVTGKKLDDLQSVIAMLREGDYGIPLQFVNMKS, from the coding sequence ATGCCATCTTTTGACGTAGTGAACAAAGTTGATTTGCAGGAACTTGATAACGCTGTGAACAACGTAAAGAAAGAAGTTGAAACTCGTTACGATTTTCGTGGCACAACAACAGAAATCAGTCTTGATAAAGGCAACAAGCGTCTCAGCATTCTCGCAGCTGATGAGCTTAAAATGAAAGCTGTAGCAGAGATGCTCAAAACACATTGCCTGCGTCGTAAAGTAGATCCACAGATTCTTGAATTTAAAGACCCTGAGCCGACTTCTAAAGGTGCGCTTAAGCGTGAGGTTGTCTTTAAGGAAGGAATCGAAAAAGATCTCGCTAAGAAAATGGTAAAAGAAATCAAAGCGTCTAAACTTAAAGTGCAAGCGCAGATTCAGGATGACCAGTTGCGCGTGACTGGTAAAAAACTTGATGATCTTCAGTCCGTAATCGCTATGCTTCGTGAAGGCGACTACGGTATTCCGCTTCAGTTCGTTAACATGAAAAGCTAA
- a CDS encoding ATP-binding cassette domain-containing protein, which yields MALLSIQNVSLTLSGPQLLSGVSLQIEEGQRVCLLGRNGAGKSTFMKLMFGDIKPDSGVVARQQGLKIAMLSQEVPEDITGNVYSVVASGLGELGVALAEYHDASVLLDTGDDADAALAAMSKAQQVLDAKGGWELHQKIQTVINHLKLNADAGFSSLSGGVKRRTMLARALASEPDLLLLDEPTNHLDVESITWLEEFLLRYVKSLVLITHDRMFLRKVANRIVELDRGHLADWSCDYDTFLVRKEEVLHAEDEEWRRMDQKLKEEEIWIRKGIKARRTRNMGRVRALQDLRKERAKRRERSGNVGMAVQVADRSGKVVVKAEHVTYTYPDATQPVIKDFSTIVSRGDKVALIGPNGVGKTTLLRLLLGELTPQVGSIHHGTKLEIAYFDQLRNVLDEEKSVRDNVADGNDTVEIGGVRKHVVGYLKDFLFDPERMNMTVNTLSGGERNRLLLAKLFTQPCNVLVLDEPTNDLDVETLELLEAQLVEFSGTVLIVSHDRAFVNNVVTSTLAFEGDGVVNEYVGGYDDWQRQRPSLEVEKNSDKKVAQEKAQAKKDAEKPKKLSYNEQRELDMLRKELDEIPVTLENMEEEQATLEAKLADPQLYASSPEEFEKTTARLEVLASEQETVMLKWEEAEARVEELAQFEK from the coding sequence ATGGCACTTTTAAGTATTCAGAATGTTTCGCTTACTCTCAGTGGACCACAGCTGCTGTCTGGTGTGAGCTTGCAAATAGAAGAAGGACAACGGGTCTGCCTTCTTGGTCGTAACGGCGCTGGTAAATCTACCTTTATGAAGCTTATGTTCGGCGATATTAAGCCGGATAGCGGTGTTGTTGCGCGCCAGCAGGGATTAAAGATTGCAATGCTCTCTCAGGAAGTGCCTGAGGATATTACAGGCAACGTATATAGCGTAGTCGCTTCCGGTCTTGGAGAATTGGGCGTAGCACTTGCGGAATATCACGATGCTTCCGTGTTGCTGGATACTGGTGACGACGCTGATGCAGCATTGGCTGCGATGTCTAAAGCGCAGCAGGTTCTGGATGCAAAAGGTGGCTGGGAATTGCATCAAAAAATCCAGACAGTGATAAATCACCTTAAGCTCAATGCTGATGCAGGATTTTCATCTCTCTCCGGCGGGGTGAAGCGTCGCACCATGCTTGCGCGTGCCCTTGCTTCTGAACCGGACTTGTTGCTGCTTGACGAGCCTACCAACCACCTTGATGTGGAATCTATTACATGGCTTGAAGAATTTTTATTGCGCTACGTAAAATCCTTAGTACTGATTACTCACGATAGGATGTTTTTACGCAAAGTTGCTAACCGCATTGTTGAACTTGACCGCGGACATCTTGCAGACTGGTCTTGTGATTATGATACCTTCCTTGTTCGTAAGGAAGAGGTTCTTCACGCAGAAGATGAAGAATGGCGTCGCATGGATCAAAAGCTCAAGGAAGAAGAGATTTGGATTCGTAAAGGTATTAAAGCGCGACGGACTCGAAACATGGGACGTGTACGAGCTTTACAGGATTTGCGTAAAGAACGTGCAAAGCGTCGTGAGCGTTCCGGCAATGTGGGCATGGCTGTTCAGGTTGCTGACCGCTCCGGTAAAGTTGTGGTGAAAGCAGAACATGTAACATATACGTATCCCGATGCCACTCAGCCCGTAATCAAAGACTTCTCAACAATTGTTTCTCGTGGCGATAAAGTCGCGTTGATAGGTCCTAACGGCGTAGGTAAAACAACATTATTACGTTTGCTTCTTGGAGAACTGACTCCGCAGGTTGGAAGCATTCACCATGGTACGAAGCTCGAAATTGCGTATTTCGACCAGTTACGCAATGTGCTGGATGAAGAGAAATCTGTGCGTGATAACGTAGCGGATGGTAACGACACTGTAGAGATTGGTGGCGTTCGTAAGCATGTTGTGGGGTATCTGAAAGATTTTCTTTTTGACCCTGAACGAATGAATATGACGGTGAACACGCTTTCTGGTGGAGAGCGCAACCGCTTGCTGCTCGCTAAGTTGTTTACACAGCCGTGTAATGTTCTGGTGCTTGACGAACCGACAAACGATCTTGATGTAGAAACGCTTGAGTTGCTCGAAGCGCAGCTTGTTGAATTTTCGGGTACAGTACTCATTGTCAGCCATGACCGTGCATTCGTGAATAACGTGGTAACATCGACACTCGCGTTTGAAGGCGACGGCGTTGTTAATGAGTATGTGGGCGGCTATGACGATTGGCAGCGTCAGCGTCCGTCTCTCGAAGTAGAAAAAAATAGCGACAAAAAAGTAGCTCAAGAAAAAGCGCAAGCAAAAAAAGACGCAGAAAAGCCTAAAAAATTATCGTATAATGAACAGCGTGAGCTGGATATGCTTCGCAAGGAGCTGGATGAGATTCCAGTAACTCTTGAAAACATGGAAGAAGAGCAGGCAACCTTGGAAGCGAAACTTGCAGACCCGCAATTGTATGCCAGCAGCCCAGAAGAGTTTGAAAAAACGACAGCCCGCCTTGAAGTTTTAGCATCTGAACAAGAAACAGTGATGCTCAAGTGGGAAGAAGCTGAAGCTCGTGTCGAAGAGCTCGCTCAATTTGAAAAATAG
- the rpmH gene encoding 50S ribosomal protein L34, producing the protein MKRTYQPSKIKRKRTHGFRARLKTASGRAILRRRRAKGRAKLSA; encoded by the coding sequence ATGAAGAGAACTTACCAGCCAAGCAAAATTAAGCGCAAAAGAACCCACGGTTTTCGTGCTCGTCTCAAAACCGCTAGTGGTCGTGCGATCCTTCGTCGCAGACGCGCTAAAGGTCGTGCGAAATTATCTGCCTAA
- a CDS encoding phosphotransferase, whose product MKKLFEKFALSFARQRTDIEIPGSPERCLARFVAEDTEGNLWLVEKLKDKQAGWRNTVGTLLAEIQQSGVPHILAPARTPEGESIVVLDTIAYQMTPFIIASTLPRPAYCADKERGRAIGEFIHALQQAGRRIKTPANSTPALPEYVADITDTIRKRRPDIARQLEDILPHLDIFFAEQDSIPLALAHGDCHPLNILWQDTNIAGVIDWEFTGDKIVLYDAANCIGCVGMEHPNWLINGLVPELIKTLITKNSEFAANIHHLIPAIIALRFAWLSEWLRKGDTEMQELELDYMKLLVTSRSEIEHFWKLQYTQ is encoded by the coding sequence ATGAAAAAACTTTTTGAAAAATTTGCACTCTCCTTTGCACGCCAGCGCACTGATATTGAAATCCCCGGTAGCCCTGAACGCTGCCTTGCGCGCTTCGTTGCAGAAGATACTGAGGGTAACCTCTGGCTTGTTGAAAAACTAAAAGATAAACAAGCAGGATGGCGCAACACCGTCGGAACATTACTGGCAGAAATTCAACAATCCGGCGTGCCGCATATTCTTGCCCCTGCACGGACACCTGAAGGCGAGTCCATTGTTGTGCTCGATACTATAGCATACCAAATGACACCGTTCATAATAGCCAGCACCCTCCCCCGCCCCGCCTATTGCGCGGATAAAGAACGAGGACGCGCCATAGGCGAATTTATTCATGCATTACAGCAGGCAGGCAGACGCATCAAAACGCCTGCGAACTCGACTCCGGCGTTACCGGAATATGTAGCAGATATAACCGACACAATACGAAAGCGCAGACCAGATATTGCGCGTCAGCTCGAAGACATTTTGCCGCACTTGGATATTTTTTTTGCTGAACAGGATTCAATCCCCCTTGCACTTGCCCATGGCGATTGTCACCCGCTTAATATTCTCTGGCAGGATACAAATATTGCAGGAGTGATAGACTGGGAGTTTACCGGAGACAAAATAGTTCTGTATGATGCTGCAAATTGCATAGGGTGCGTCGGTATGGAGCACCCCAACTGGCTAATCAACGGTCTTGTGCCTGAACTTATTAAAACACTCATTACAAAAAACAGTGAGTTCGCAGCAAACATACACCACCTCATCCCAGCAATTATCGCATTGCGGTTTGCGTGGCTTTCTGAATGGTTACGCAAAGGTGACACAGAGATGCAAGAACTTGAACTTGATTACATGAAACTATTGGTTACTAGCCGAAGTGAAATAGAACATTTCTGGAAGCTTCAATATACACAGTAA
- the groES gene encoding co-chaperone GroES, protein MNLKPLSDRVLVKRLEAEEKTAGGLYIPDTAKEKPSRGEIVAAGPGRVENGNTIAMTVKVGDVVLFNKYAGNEINIDGEEFLVMREDDVLAIIA, encoded by the coding sequence ATGAATCTGAAGCCACTGAGCGATCGAGTTCTGGTAAAACGCCTTGAAGCTGAAGAGAAGACTGCTGGCGGTCTCTACATTCCTGACACTGCCAAAGAAAAACCTTCTCGTGGTGAGATCGTTGCTGCCGGTCCTGGTCGTGTTGAAAATGGCAACACAATCGCTATGACCGTTAAAGTTGGCGATGTTGTTCTTTTCAACAAATACGCAGGTAACGAAATTAATATCGACGGCGAAGAATTCCTCGTAATGCGCGAAGACGACGTTCTCGCAATTATCGCTTAA
- the rnpA gene encoding ribonuclease P protein component: MCLTFPRTHRLTRRPEFVKCYDEGRRYFSKNFVLFVLEKEDPTALWRVGLAVTKKTGSAVQRNRVKRVLREFFRLNQRELPNGIDFVVVPKRRMNPEHVDLSFVTQELLPIIHKLRERSAQDGEDEA, translated from the coding sequence ATCTGCCTAACGTTCCCAAGAACACATCGGCTGACACGGCGGCCTGAATTCGTTAAGTGTTACGATGAAGGTCGCCGATACTTTTCTAAAAATTTCGTCTTGTTTGTTTTAGAAAAGGAAGACCCCACAGCATTGTGGCGTGTGGGATTGGCAGTGACGAAGAAAACAGGATCGGCAGTACAACGTAACCGCGTTAAACGTGTGTTGCGCGAGTTTTTTCGACTGAATCAGCGGGAACTACCGAACGGCATTGATTTTGTTGTAGTGCCTAAACGCCGGATGAATCCTGAGCATGTTGACCTTAGTTTTGTCACACAGGAACTTTTACCGATCATTCACAAGTTACGTGAAAGGTCTGCTCAGGATGGGGAAGACGAAGCGTAA